The Deltaproteobacteria bacterium genome includes the window GCCCAGAAACGCGATCCGCACCGAATCATCCGAAAGAGCGGGTTCCGGCCCCCGGAAATGGCGGCTGTTGAAACTGATCCGGTTCCGGTAGCCAGGCCCCACGTAGTCGTAGGAGGCACCGGCTTCGGGCACTTTCCCCTCACGGGGATCGAACTGAAGGTAGTGGAACCGGATCGGCATCTGCCGGGCTGCGTATTCAGCCAGCCCGAACGTCGCCAGCATAAACAGGCCCAGCAGGCCGGCGGCGTATATCCTGAACCGTTGGCGCCGCTCCATCTGGTCTTGGTTTCAGAATTGCCGGCGGCAGGCGCCAACAGAATCGTTGGTGGACTGATGGACTTCGTAATAGGTGCCGGTTCCGCCATCGGACCGGAACTTCAGCCTGAGCGGGTCGCCGCCCGACAGCCGCGACAACAGGCTGACCGGTCCCAGGACGAGCAGGTACACCACCGCCATCACAACCGGATTGACGACCGACCCGATCAGGTGTCCCAGCTTGATGAGCGCCCTGTTAATGGCGCCAAGCAGGCGGCGGACGGGTCCTTTGGGGGTATTCTTCTCTTTCACCGCTCTATCCAGCCGTTTACGGCATCTCAACTGCCGCCATATCGGCCCAATGGCCGGTACATGTCAAGCGTGACTCCCCTCTTGTCACCCGGTCCCCGACCGGATAGGGAAGCGCCGCCCGGCGCGTGCCGTGTTCATTCCGAAGGGAACCCCATGCAGGTAGATATCTCCAGTCCCTCCAGTGTCGAGCGAAAAGTCGTGATCCGCGTGCCCGCCGAACGGCTTGCCGAGGAGCGGCAGAAGGTCATTACGGACCTGAGCAAGTATGCCCAGATCAAGGGGTTCCGGAAAGGAAAGGCCCCGGTCGCCGTCATCGAGCGGTTGTACGGCTCCGCCATACTGGATGAGGTCCGCCAGCGGATCCTGCGCGACACGGTCGAAAAGGCCTTCGACGAGAACAAGCTCCAGCCGATCTCCCAGCCGGTCGTGGATGCCAAGGAGCCGGAACTGGGCCGCGACTACGAGTTCAGCATCCAGTTCGAGGTCAAGCCGGAGTTCGAGGTCAAGAACTACACCGGAATCGAAATCACCCAGAAGGCAGAGGCCGTCACCGACGATGACGTGGCCAAGACGCTGGAGAACCTGCGCCAGCAGCACGCGATACTGGTCCCCAACGAGGCCGACCAGACGCTGGGCACCGGCCTGTTTTTCGTCGGTTCGTACACCGGCACCATCGGCGAGAAAGAGGTTTCCTCGGGCGGCAAGGATGTGGAGATCGAAATCGGCGCCTCCGGGCAGCTTCCGGGCCTGTCGGACAAGCTCGAAGGGATGAAGACCGGTGAAACCCGGCTGGTCGAGCTCACCGTCCCCGCGGACTGGGGCTCTCCCGACATCCAGGGCAAGACCTACAAGGTTACTTTCACCTGTAACGCCATCAAGCGGCGGGTGCTGCCCACGCTGGATGACGAGTTCGCCAAGGATCTCGAGATGGAATCGATGGACGCGCTCCGGAAAAAGGTCCGTGAGGACATGGAGGCGGCGGCGGCCAGCCGGGCGCGCAACGAAGCGGTCAGCAAGCTGCTCGACCGGATCGTCGAGCAGAACCCGGTCGATGTGCCGCCCTCGCTCGTCGAGTCGCAGTCCATGGAATACATTCAGCGGACCTATGCCCAGTTCCAGATGCAGGGTCTGAAAATGCAGCCGCGCCCGGAAGAACTCGAGAAGATGAAGGAAAGCGTGCGTGAGGACTCCACCAAGGCCGTCCGGCGCTCGCTGGTGCTGCTGGCCATCGCCGAGAAGGAAAAGCTCGAGGCCACCGACACCGATGTCGAGGCCGAGGTGGCCCGCCGGGCCGAATCGGCAGGAGTGCCCGCAGACAAGCTCCGCGCCTATCTGGACAAGGAAGGCGCTCTCAGCCAGATCAGGGGACAACTGATCGAGAAGAAGGTGATCGACTTTCTGATGGAAAAATCGAAGGTGACGGTCTAGTTCAGCCGCCCCTGGCTTCCTTCAGCCGTTTTTCGATCATCTGGCGCGCAACCGGCTCCGACACGCCGGGAAGCAGCTTCTCCAGAACCGCATCGGCTTCCTTCGTTTTCAGCTGCGTCAGGCCCGACACCGCCGACAGCTGGATTCCCCGCTCACCGGAAGAAGCGATTTCTTTCAGGGCCGGAACGGCACGGGCGGGATAGCCGTACACAAGGCATCCCATCGCCGCATCCCGGAAGAACTTTGTCTCTGTTTCGCTGCGGGCAATCGCGTCGCAGGTGTTGTAGGCCGATGGCGTCTCCGGGAAATGGGCCAGTGAATGTATGGCCAGGACCCGGTGCTGCTGTCCCGACTGGGCATCGGAGGCGATCTCCACCATGACCCTGCCCGTTACCGGCGGATAATCCTTCCAGGTTTCCTTGGGCGGAAACTCGTTGTTGCGGCCGAACATGTTGAGGATCTGGTATTTCACCCGGAGCCACTCCTCGTGCTCCGGAGTTCCGGGAGCCGGACGGTCGCCGGTTGCCTTGGCGGCATCCTTCGAGGCGCCCTTGCCATTTTTGGCATCCTTGCCTGCCGCTGCCTTCGGCTTGCTGTCTTTTGCGGCCTTCTTCTGTTGTGCCGGAGCAGACTGCCCGGCGGCCGGGGATGCCATCAGTAAGGCTACGGCGACGGCCGCTCCAGCCATTCGTGCGAGCCTCACCGGAAATGTTATTACAAGATTTTGCCTGTCGGAATGCATCTATCTGGACAGCCTTTCAGAGCCGGTAGTTCCCCTAAAATCGCAGATTCTCACGCGATTTTCCTTGCACCCGGCAATTGACGGAACCCGGTCCGGTTATTTATAAAGGCCCGACTTCCGGCCGTCAAACACGCGCAAGCGGACTGGACCTGCGACCAGGCCCATTCGGCTGGAGAATTCCCCGGCGAACGCCGCGGACCCTATACCACTGAGGAGTCACACAACGATGTCTATCAAGGAACTTCTGGCGCTTCTGGGCGAGCACTATCATGAGGGCGGCTGGATGATGCATGGCATCGCCGCCACCGGAATTATCGCCTTCGCCATCTTCTGCGAGCGGTTCTACATCATCTGGATCAAGGCCAAGTTCAGCAAGGAAGAATACCTCGTCACCATCAAGAAGTTCCTCTCGGAACGGAACGTGGATGGCGCCATTGCGTGGCTCCAGGAGCGCGAGCACCCGCTGGCCAACATCCTCCGCGCCGGTCTCGTGCAGTTCAAGTCGGGAGACCCCAAGTTCAAGGAAGCGATGGATCTTGCATCCATCTCCAACATGCCGCAGCTCGAAAAGCGCACTGGATACCTGGCCATGCTCGGCAACATTGCAACGCTGGCCGGACTGCTGGGAACGGTTGTCGGTCTCATTGGCGCCTTCGGCGCGGTGGGTGGCGCCGAGGCATCAAAGAAAGCAGAAATCCTCGCCGCCTCGATTTCGGAAGCCATGAACTGCACGGCCTTCGGCATTGGCACGGCGATCCCGTGCCTCCTGTCATTCGCCATCGTGAGTTCAAAGACCACGGCCGTTATCAGCGATATCGAAACCGTATCCGCGACGGTCTCGGACTTCCTGGAACGGATTGCCGAGAAGGAAGCGGCCTGACCCGGTTCGGATGACCTGCGGCTCCATAGCGGAGCCGTGGGACATCAATGGAGCACCCTATAGATGGGCAAGCACACCAAAGGCATCAAGTCACTGGACGCGCCGGTCAACCTGATGCCGTTCATTGACCTGCTGTGCGTCTTGATCTGTTTTCTGATCATGTCGGCCGTATGGGTTTCCATCACGCAGATCGAGATCAACCTGCCATCATCGGGCGGCGGCGGAGCCGGGGCGGCCGAGGATGCACCCCCGCCATTTTCACTGACGGTCGTGGTGAAAAAGGCCGGGTATGGCATCGCCGCTTCAGGCGGCGCCCTGCCTGAAATACCCAAGACGGATGACGGCAAGTACGACACTGCAAAACTCGGCGAGAAGCTCGCCGAGATTCGCGGGCACTTCCCCAACGAACGGGAAGTGGTGATTGCCAGCGATCCGGGCATTCCCTACGAAAACCTGGTCAGCACAATGGATATCGCCGTGAAAAACGGCTTTGACGCGATATCACTGGCCCCCTGGAATGAAACGACTGCTGAAGGGCAGTAGGAGAGAAAGGCAATGGGCGCTGGCGCAGCAATGCCGGAACCATCCGGCGGAGGCGGTCAAAAAGGATTCCTGAAGCGCGGTAAGGCCGGCGGGCGTCGCATGAGCGCTCCCGATCTCATGCTGACTCCGCTGATCGACTTTCTCATCGTGCTCGTGATCTTCCTCATCCAGAGCTTTTCCGCCGACCCGACGATCAGCCTCCCCGGTGACGTGCGTCTCCCCCACTCCATATCCGAGAAGGGCCTCAAGGCCGCGGTAGCGGTGGCAGTATCCGAATCGGTAATCACCGTGGAAGGGCATGCTGTCGCCGCCGTTTCAGACGTGGCAGCCATGAAGGATTTCATCATTCCTGGCCTCGTCGCCGCCCTTCAGAAGACCCGCGAGCGGGCTGATGCCTGGGCGGCCGCCGGCATCGAAGGCACTGAATTCAAGGGGGACGTCATCATCACGTCCGACAAGGAAATCCCCTTCGATATCCTCATGAAGATCATGGCCTCCTGCGGCGAAGTGGGATACGGCAACCTGTCGCTCGCCGTGCTCCAGACCATCTGATTCCTCTCTCTGACGGCCATCGTATCCGGCCAGCGAACGCTATTGCCCCGCTCCGTGCAGTCAGTTATTTCCCGGCCGTGGGCGACTAACTGAGCAGTCAGTGAGCCCCTCTGGCCCGCCAGAACACACAGGAGATTCCGGACGTTACGCTTCGGTGAGGAGCGGCCCTTCCGGCACCGGCATTGGCACTCGATCCGCATCAGTATCCGCTTGAATGGACCGCTCCCGTCCCCCCGGTGGAAGACGCCCGGCGGTGGTGCCAGCGCATGGCGGCAAGCCACTACGAGAACTTCCCCGTGGCGAGCTGGATACTGGGCGGCCGCAGGCGGCACCATGTGGCTGCCGTATACGCCTTTGCACGGACCGCCGACGACCTGGCCGACGAGCCGGACTATCCGGAACCCGGTGTGACCCCCGAAAAGCGTCTGGC containing:
- the tig gene encoding trigger factor; protein product: MQVDISSPSSVERKVVIRVPAERLAEERQKVITDLSKYAQIKGFRKGKAPVAVIERLYGSAILDEVRQRILRDTVEKAFDENKLQPISQPVVDAKEPELGRDYEFSIQFEVKPEFEVKNYTGIEITQKAEAVTDDDVAKTLENLRQQHAILVPNEADQTLGTGLFFVGSYTGTIGEKEVSSGGKDVEIEIGASGQLPGLSDKLEGMKTGETRLVELTVPADWGSPDIQGKTYKVTFTCNAIKRRVLPTLDDEFAKDLEMESMDALRKKVREDMEAAAASRARNEAVSKLLDRIVEQNPVDVPPSLVESQSMEYIQRTYAQFQMQGLKMQPRPEELEKMKESVREDSTKAVRRSLVLLAIAEKEKLEATDTDVEAEVARRAESAGVPADKLRAYLDKEGALSQIRGQLIEKKVIDFLMEKSKVTV
- a CDS encoding MotA/TolQ/ExbB proton channel family protein; translated protein: MSIKELLALLGEHYHEGGWMMHGIAATGIIAFAIFCERFYIIWIKAKFSKEEYLVTIKKFLSERNVDGAIAWLQEREHPLANILRAGLVQFKSGDPKFKEAMDLASISNMPQLEKRTGYLAMLGNIATLAGLLGTVVGLIGAFGAVGGAEASKKAEILAASISEAMNCTAFGIGTAIPCLLSFAIVSSKTTAVISDIETVSATVSDFLERIAEKEAA
- a CDS encoding biopolymer transporter ExbD, with amino-acid sequence MGKHTKGIKSLDAPVNLMPFIDLLCVLICFLIMSAVWVSITQIEINLPSSGGGGAGAAEDAPPPFSLTVVVKKAGYGIAASGGALPEIPKTDDGKYDTAKLGEKLAEIRGHFPNEREVVIASDPGIPYENLVSTMDIAVKNGFDAISLAPWNETTAEGQ
- a CDS encoding biopolymer transporter ExbD; amino-acid sequence: MSAPDLMLTPLIDFLIVLVIFLIQSFSADPTISLPGDVRLPHSISEKGLKAAVAVAVSESVITVEGHAVAAVSDVAAMKDFIIPGLVAALQKTRERADAWAAAGIEGTEFKGDVIITSDKEIPFDILMKIMASCGEVGYGNLSLAVLQTI